In a single window of the Actinomycetota bacterium genome:
- a CDS encoding DEAD/DEAH box helicase gives MRPDRQLLIAHHPFPLDAFQLRALDALDDGRSVLVAAPTGSGKTVVAEYAIAAALADGRRAFYTAPIKALSNQKFHDLGRIHGRDRVGLLTGDNSINGDAPAVVMTTEVLRNMIYGRSVALEDLAYVVLDEVHFIQDAYRGPVWEEVIIHLPPQVLLVCLSATVSNAEEVADWITTVRGPTTAIVEDRRPVELVNLFMVGDKTSDRQHLLPTLVGGRPNHEAQRIDEQAVRGWKGNRDGGGRHRARRVLYTPSRVDVVERLDQEGMLPAIYFIFSRNACEEAARGALAAGLRLTTGEERERIREIVEGRLGQMDHRDLSVLGYAQFLAQLEAGVAAHHAGMVPPFKETVEACFVEGLVKAVFATETLAVGINMPARSVVIEKLTKFTGDRHEFLTPGEYTQLTGRAGRRGIDDLGHAVVLWSPFVPFDQVAGLASSRSFRLTSAFRPTYNMAANLVRSYSSEEAHHLLNLSFAQYQADRDVVRLEARLERRQSQLAEVRLAAHSPFGDIHAYRARRAAERLASGRSENAVENALANLRPGDVIHVDTRRVSGRAVVLSTAHRKGGVKLSVLTPRRATLNLSAPDFDDVPAVLATIELPSPFAPNRQDFLRTVVQRLDRVKLAPRRPREVPRRPDDDGSDAHPVEDDPQLPARLLAAAHADRIATEMEELRGKVKGRTNSIARSFDRVLRILEDWDYVEGWSLTESGQILARTFHESDLLVTECLGEGLLDGLGAAELAGLVSVFVYEHRSPEAPPAPWFPNHEVRKRWQSIQSISRDLQAIEEEAGLPLHRPPDPTFVAIAFAWAAGEGFAEVVEQEELSGGDFVRTTKQLIDLLRQLAQVAPDPDTRRAADRAHEQLFRGVVAASSVVEDDDPQG, from the coding sequence GTGCGCCCGGACCGCCAGCTCCTCATCGCGCATCACCCGTTCCCTCTCGACGCGTTCCAGCTGAGAGCGCTCGACGCGCTGGACGACGGGCGGTCGGTGCTCGTTGCGGCGCCTACGGGTAGCGGCAAGACCGTCGTCGCCGAGTACGCGATCGCCGCTGCGCTGGCCGACGGGCGAAGGGCGTTCTACACGGCACCGATCAAGGCGCTGTCGAACCAGAAGTTCCACGACCTCGGCCGCATCCACGGCCGTGACCGGGTGGGCCTGCTCACCGGTGACAACTCGATCAACGGCGACGCCCCGGCCGTGGTGATGACCACCGAGGTGCTGCGCAACATGATCTACGGACGCAGCGTCGCCCTGGAAGATCTAGCGTACGTGGTGCTCGACGAGGTGCACTTCATCCAGGACGCGTATCGGGGACCCGTGTGGGAGGAGGTGATCATCCACCTGCCCCCGCAGGTGCTGCTGGTGTGCTTGTCGGCGACGGTGTCCAACGCCGAGGAGGTCGCCGACTGGATCACCACGGTCAGGGGCCCGACGACGGCGATCGTCGAAGACCGCCGGCCGGTGGAGCTCGTCAACTTGTTCATGGTCGGCGACAAGACGAGCGACCGCCAGCACCTGCTGCCCACGCTCGTCGGCGGCAGGCCGAACCACGAGGCGCAGCGCATCGACGAGCAGGCAGTGCGCGGCTGGAAGGGCAACCGCGACGGGGGAGGGCGCCACCGGGCGCGCCGCGTGCTCTACACGCCTTCGCGGGTGGACGTGGTCGAGCGGCTCGACCAGGAAGGGATGCTGCCGGCGATCTACTTCATCTTCAGCCGCAACGCCTGCGAAGAGGCCGCCCGCGGTGCCCTTGCCGCCGGGCTGAGGCTGACCACGGGCGAGGAGCGCGAGCGGATCCGCGAGATCGTCGAGGGCCGCCTCGGGCAGATGGATCACCGCGACCTGTCGGTGCTCGGCTACGCGCAGTTCCTCGCGCAGCTCGAAGCGGGAGTCGCCGCCCACCACGCGGGCATGGTGCCCCCGTTCAAGGAGACGGTCGAGGCGTGCTTCGTCGAAGGCTTGGTGAAGGCGGTCTTTGCCACCGAGACCCTCGCGGTCGGGATCAACATGCCGGCGAGATCGGTGGTCATCGAAAAGCTGACGAAGTTCACCGGCGACCGCCACGAGTTCCTGACGCCCGGTGAGTACACCCAGCTCACCGGGCGAGCCGGGCGACGCGGCATCGACGATCTCGGCCATGCCGTGGTGCTGTGGAGCCCGTTCGTGCCCTTCGACCAGGTGGCCGGATTGGCGTCGAGCCGCTCGTTCCGGCTGACGAGCGCCTTCCGACCCACCTACAACATGGCTGCCAACCTGGTGCGCTCCTACTCGAGCGAGGAGGCTCACCACCTGCTGAACCTGTCGTTCGCGCAGTACCAGGCCGACCGTGACGTGGTTCGGCTGGAGGCCCGCTTGGAGCGGCGCCAGAGCCAGCTCGCCGAGGTACGCCTCGCCGCGCACAGCCCCTTCGGCGACATCCATGCGTACCGCGCGCGTCGAGCCGCGGAGCGCCTGGCGTCGGGACGCAGCGAGAACGCCGTCGAGAACGCGCTCGCGAACCTGCGTCCTGGCGACGTGATCCACGTCGACACGCGCCGCGTCAGCGGGCGCGCAGTGGTGTTGTCGACCGCCCACCGCAAGGGCGGCGTCAAGCTCAGCGTGCTCACTCCGCGGCGCGCCACGCTGAACCTCTCGGCACCCGACTTCGACGACGTCCCCGCGGTGTTGGCAACGATCGAGCTCCCCTCACCGTTCGCGCCGAACCGGCAGGACTTCTTGCGCACCGTCGTTCAGCGCCTGGATCGGGTCAAGCTCGCGCCGCGACGACCGCGCGAGGTGCCGCGTCGACCCGACGACGACGGCTCCGACGCGCACCCCGTCGAGGACGATCCGCAACTTCCGGCGCGCTTGTTGGCGGCTGCTCACGCCGATCGCATCGCGACCGAGATGGAGGAGCTGCGCGGGAAGGTGAAGGGTCGCACCAACTCGATCGCGCGGAGCTTCGACCGGGTGCTGCGCATCCTCGAGGACTGGGACTACGTCGAAGGGTGGAGCCTGACCGAGTCCGGCCAGATCCTGGCGCGCACGTTCCACGAGAGCGACCTGCTGGTCACCGAGTGCCTGGGGGAGGGCCTGCTCGACGGCCTCGGCGCGGCAGAGCTGGCCGGGCTGGTCTCGGTGTTCGTGTACGAGCACCGCTCACCGGAGGCACCGCCGGCACCGTGGTTCCCCAACCACGAGGTACGCAAGCGGTGGCAGAGCATCCAGTCGATCAGCCGTGACCTGCAGGCGATCGAGGAAGAGGCGGGGCTGCCGCTGCACCGTCCACCGGACCCGACGTTCGTGGCGATTGCATTCGCGTGGGCGGCGGGGGAGGGCTTCGCCGAAGTGGTCGAGCAGGAGGAGCTCTCCGGGGGTGACTTCGTGCGCACCACGAAGCAGCTCATCGACCTGCTCCGCCAGCTCGCGCAGGTAGCACCCGACCCCGACACCCGCCGGGCTGCCGACCGGGCGCACGAGCAGCTGTTCCGCGGTGTCGTCGCCGCGTCGAGCGTCGTGGAAGATGACGATCCGCAAGGGTGA
- a CDS encoding FAD-dependent thymidylate synthase yields the protein MYVPEEFQPDEADVLRRYFTNLDGPVFALVNLPEVVKGALFARYSRSPKSLRRLFLDEFVGDLDIAGDQSVDATIGLARAEQLYEKVFFEYGDDSVAQLGGVHLACEQASNLLTKVLEWGRLMSYLEQSTRYISYDARLGGRYRYYRPPELLTSRFGTRYVGDMDRMFDSYSLLVDKVTEHVRSMIAQQATDSDLVYRQATRAKALDAVRGVLPAASLSNVGIYGSGQGFESLLLRMRAHPLPEARQYADLMLTELRKVIPSFLRRVDLADRGGRWSDYLAIAREQTADIVGQLFAETPTDPTPAVVLTDWDPEGEDKLIAAICYPYTTLPESQVLERVRRMGHAERTAILRAYVGHRENRRHKPGRAFERIDYRFDVLSDYGAFRDLQRHRLLTIEWQQLTPNHGFTRPELVVDAGFSQVFDDAIHRSAALYDALKHEYPNEASYAVSMAYRVRYVMQFNAREAIHMLELRSSPQGHPAYRRVALEMHRLIAEQAGHTAVAETMVHMTREAPELERLESERRAAARRSEA from the coding sequence GTGTACGTCCCGGAGGAGTTCCAGCCCGACGAAGCCGACGTCCTCCGCAGGTATTTCACCAATCTGGACGGCCCCGTCTTCGCCCTCGTCAACCTGCCCGAGGTGGTCAAGGGGGCGCTGTTCGCCCGCTACAGCCGTAGCCCGAAGAGCCTGCGCCGGCTGTTCCTCGACGAGTTCGTCGGTGATCTGGACATCGCCGGTGACCAGTCCGTCGACGCCACGATCGGCCTCGCTCGAGCCGAACAGCTCTACGAGAAGGTGTTCTTCGAGTACGGCGACGACTCCGTCGCGCAGCTCGGCGGGGTCCACCTGGCGTGTGAGCAGGCCTCGAACCTGCTGACCAAGGTGCTCGAGTGGGGCCGGTTGATGAGCTATCTCGAACAGAGCACCCGGTACATCTCCTACGACGCCCGTCTCGGCGGGCGCTACCGGTACTACCGCCCGCCCGAGCTGCTCACCAGCCGGTTCGGGACCCGCTACGTGGGCGACATGGACCGCATGTTCGACTCCTACAGCCTGCTCGTCGACAAGGTCACCGAGCACGTGCGCTCGATGATCGCCCAGCAGGCAACGGACAGCGACCTCGTGTACCGCCAGGCGACGCGAGCCAAGGCACTCGACGCGGTGCGCGGCGTGCTGCCGGCCGCATCGCTGTCCAACGTCGGCATCTACGGCAGCGGGCAGGGCTTCGAGTCGTTGCTGCTGCGGATGCGTGCCCATCCGCTGCCCGAGGCCAGGCAGTACGCCGATCTGATGCTCACCGAGTTGCGCAAGGTGATCCCTAGCTTCCTGCGCCGGGTCGACCTTGCCGATCGCGGCGGGCGGTGGAGTGATTACCTGGCGATCGCCCGTGAGCAGACGGCTGACATCGTCGGTCAGCTCTTCGCCGAGACGCCCACCGATCCGACGCCGGCGGTGGTGCTGACCGACTGGGATCCGGAGGGCGAGGACAAACTCATCGCCGCCATCTGCTACCCGTACACGACCCTGCCCGAGAGCCAGGTGCTGGAGCGGGTGCGCCGGATGGGCCACGCCGAGCGCACGGCGATCCTGCGCGCCTACGTCGGGCACCGCGAGAACCGCCGTCACAAGCCGGGTCGGGCGTTCGAGCGCATCGACTATCGCTTCGACGTGCTGTCCGACTACGGCGCCTTCAGAGACCTACAGCGCCACCGCCTGCTCACCATCGAGTGGCAACAGCTCACCCCCAATCACGGCTTCACCCGGCCAGAGCTGGTGGTCGACGCCGGCTTCTCCCAGGTGTTCGATGACGCCATCCACCGCTCGGCCGCCCTCTACGACGCCTTGAAGCACGAGTACCCGAACGAGGCCAGCTACGCGGTGTCGATGGCCTACCGCGTGCGGTACGTGATGCAGTTCAACGCCCGCGAGGCCATCCACATGCTGGAGCTGCGCTCTTCTCCGCAGGGTCACCCGGCCTACCGCCGGGTGGCGCTCGAGATGCACCGTCTGATCGCCGAACAGGCCGGGCACACCGCCGTCGCCGAGACGATGGTGCACATGACTCGTGAGGCTCCCGAGCTGGAACGCCTCGAGTCCGAGCGCCGTGCCGCGGCGCGCAGATCTGAGGCCTGA
- a CDS encoding zinc-binding dehydrogenase has translation MDAWILDESPGSYRWGEIDLPAMRADDVRVKVVASALNHMDLWVTRGMPRPPLPHIPGCDVAGVVDAVGESVTGLVPGDEVVINPALSPLDDVIRLGIDSPLDNLEIYGEHVWGGHATFAVAPARNVVRRPGGRSWEECAAFPLAYLTAYRMLRRARVRAGETVLVVGIGSGVSCAALAIARHLGARVAVTSRSEAKRAEGLELGAFAAFDSAEPRWAVDADVVVESVGPATWDKSIRALKAGGRLVVCGGTSGTKVELNLPRLFFKQFEIIGSSMGSYQEFAELVHLVEQGLAVHVDSVRSLADYPAALERLERGDQLGKVVLRHPPG, from the coding sequence ATGGACGCTTGGATCCTCGACGAATCACCAGGCAGCTACCGCTGGGGTGAGATCGACCTGCCTGCAATGCGCGCCGACGACGTGCGGGTGAAGGTGGTGGCGAGCGCCCTCAACCACATGGACCTGTGGGTCACGCGGGGGATGCCGCGACCGCCGCTTCCGCACATCCCCGGCTGCGACGTGGCCGGAGTGGTCGATGCGGTCGGAGAATCGGTGACCGGTCTCGTGCCGGGGGACGAGGTGGTGATCAATCCCGCGCTGTCACCACTCGACGACGTGATCCGCCTCGGCATCGATTCGCCGCTCGACAACCTCGAGATCTACGGCGAGCACGTGTGGGGTGGCCACGCCACATTCGCCGTCGCCCCCGCGCGCAACGTCGTGCGTCGGCCGGGCGGCCGGTCGTGGGAGGAGTGCGCCGCGTTCCCGCTTGCCTACTTGACCGCATACCGGATGCTGCGGCGCGCCCGCGTGCGCGCCGGGGAGACCGTTCTGGTGGTGGGCATCGGGTCCGGGGTGTCCTGCGCGGCTCTGGCCATCGCCCGCCACCTCGGGGCGCGGGTGGCCGTGACGAGCCGCTCGGAGGCCAAGCGAGCAGAAGGGCTCGAGCTCGGAGCCTTCGCCGCCTTCGACTCGGCCGAACCGCGCTGGGCGGTCGACGCCGACGTGGTCGTCGAGAGCGTCGGCCCGGCGACGTGGGACAAGTCGATCCGCGCGCTGAAAGCAGGCGGTCGACTCGTGGTGTGCGGGGGGACGAGCGGCACCAAGGTGGAGCTGAACCTGCCCCGGCTGTTCTTCAAGCAGTTCGAGATCATCGGCTCTTCGATGGGCAGCTACCAGGAGTTCGCAGAGCTCGTGCACCTCGTCGAGCAGGGCCTCGCCGTGCACGTCGACAGCGTGCGAAGCCTGGCTGATTACCCGGCGGCGCTCGAGCGGCTAGAGCGCGGGGACCAACTCGGCAAGGTGGTCCTCCGGCATCCGCCAGGATGA
- the lepB gene encoding signal peptidase I, with product MTDDAVPSEELPELAPLAARSAGGTAGGAMRSDNGGLVDISTAAADSAAEVGSAQRRRRQTRFILDWVIVLVIALGAALLIRTFVFQQYYIDGPSMESTLAPSDRVLVNKLSYKLHDVNRGDVVVFDKVSQNGQEVAHDDLIKRVIGLPGETVTIRNCVVFVNESELVEPYLDDELMAQPDPASRCGRWTDRAAELVREGEVFVMGDNRPSSFDSRDFGPIEIEAIRGRAFVVIWPIGSWAWL from the coding sequence ATGACCGACGACGCCGTCCCTTCCGAGGAGCTGCCCGAGCTGGCTCCGCTCGCCGCTCGCTCGGCGGGAGGCACCGCCGGCGGAGCCATGCGCAGTGACAACGGGGGATTGGTCGACATCAGCACCGCCGCCGCCGACAGCGCGGCCGAGGTGGGCAGCGCCCAACGCCGCCGCCGGCAGACCCGGTTCATCCTCGACTGGGTGATCGTGCTCGTGATCGCGCTCGGCGCCGCGCTGCTCATCCGCACGTTCGTCTTCCAGCAGTACTACATCGACGGGCCGAGCATGGAGAGCACCCTCGCGCCGAGCGACCGGGTGCTGGTGAACAAGCTCTCCTACAAGCTGCACGACGTCAACCGCGGCGACGTGGTGGTGTTCGACAAGGTCTCCCAGAACGGTCAAGAGGTGGCCCACGACGACCTGATCAAGCGGGTCATCGGGCTACCCGGCGAGACCGTCACCATCCGCAACTGCGTCGTGTTCGTGAACGAGAGCGAACTGGTCGAGCCGTATCTGGACGACGAGTTGATGGCCCAACCCGACCCCGCCAGCCGCTGTGGGCGCTGGACCGACCGCGCGGCAGAACTGGTCCGCGAGGGCGAGGTGTTCGTGATGGGTGACAACCGGCCCTCCAGCTTCGACAGCCGTGACTTCGGTCCGATCGAGATCGAGGCGATCCGCGGCCGGGCGTTCGTCGTGATCTGGCCGATCGGTTCGTGGGCCTGGCTGTAG
- a CDS encoding twin-arginine translocase TatA/TatE family subunit, with amino-acid sequence MFNISGSEIVIILLLALIVLGPEKLPDALRRFGRVYGELRRMSQGFQSEVRTAFEEPIREMRETADLTKKAVVKPLGDDAPGLEALDPSQIGQRMKRAFESARPEQSPAEPPAESPAEQPAPDSPAPDDGEGAET; translated from the coding sequence GTGTTCAACATCTCGGGCAGCGAGATCGTCATCATCTTGCTGCTCGCGCTGATCGTCCTCGGGCCGGAGAAGCTGCCCGACGCGCTACGGCGCTTCGGGCGCGTGTACGGCGAGCTACGGCGCATGAGCCAGGGCTTCCAGAGCGAGGTGCGCACGGCGTTCGAAGAGCCGATCAGGGAGATGCGGGAAACGGCCGATCTCACCAAGAAGGCGGTGGTCAAGCCCCTCGGTGACGACGCGCCGGGTCTCGAGGCGCTCGATCCGTCACAGATCGGCCAGCGGATGAAGCGTGCGTTCGAATCGGCCCGCCCCGAGCAGTCGCCGGCCGAGCCGCCGGCCGAGTCGCCGGCCGAGCAGCCCGCGCCAGATTCGCCCGCGCCAGACGATGGTGAGGGCGCCGAGACATGA
- a CDS encoding glycerophosphodiester phosphodiesterase yields the protein MQQRLPSLLDPPVAFAHRGARAHAPENTIEAFALALRLGATGLESDVWLSADGEAVLDHDGVVKTGRRKRAIVELARVALPSHMPTLAEVLDAVGTDFHLSLDLKHDGAGPAVLAAVRGTDPTLEERLWLCHPRLDVLVALRAHTEGAKLVDSTRLERVKEGPERRAATLRERGIDAINLHRTDWTGGLTTLFHRFDRFALGWDMQHEHELRAGLRMGLDGVFSDHVDTMMDALRAEGDTRF from the coding sequence ATGCAGCAACGCCTACCCTCGCTGCTCGACCCTCCGGTGGCGTTCGCGCATCGAGGGGCGCGGGCGCATGCTCCGGAGAACACGATCGAGGCGTTCGCGTTGGCGCTGCGCCTCGGCGCGACGGGCCTGGAGAGCGACGTGTGGCTCTCCGCGGATGGCGAAGCGGTGCTCGACCACGACGGTGTGGTGAAGACCGGCCGGCGCAAGCGGGCGATCGTCGAGCTGGCGCGCGTCGCGCTGCCCTCGCACATGCCGACGCTGGCCGAGGTACTCGACGCCGTCGGTACCGACTTCCACCTCTCCCTCGACCTGAAGCACGACGGAGCCGGCCCGGCCGTGCTCGCCGCCGTGCGTGGCACCGACCCGACCCTCGAGGAACGGCTGTGGCTCTGCCATCCACGCCTCGACGTGCTCGTCGCCCTCCGTGCGCACACCGAGGGGGCCAAACTCGTCGATTCGACCCGGCTGGAACGGGTGAAGGAGGGCCCCGAGCGCCGCGCGGCGACGCTGCGCGAGCGCGGCATCGACGCGATCAACCTGCACCGCACGGACTGGACCGGCGGGCTGACGACGCTGTTTCACCGCTTCGACCGCTTCGCCCTCGGCTGGGACATGCAGCACGAGCACGAGCTGCGCGCGGGCCTGAGGATGGGGCTCGACGGCGTCTTCTCCGACCACGTCGACACGATGATGGACGCCTTACGCGCGGAGGGTGACACGCGTTTCTGA
- the tatC gene encoding twin-arginine translocase subunit TatC has product MKLPWPRRRPRPIAKSPDDQLTLTEHLGELRTRLIRALLAVSLGVILVLAFYDPVLRFLRQPYDRLCERRPDLVQQCDLFSLGPLDGFNARLRVAIYGGILLALPVILWQVWRFVVPALHANEKKYAIPFIASSVLLFGIGGALAYLTLDRGLEFLVAWSGEDVQQAFQITKYLSLVALMVAAFGVGFEFPVLLVFLQLVGVLNPRQLLEGWRVAIVAIFVLAAVITPSGDPITLIVLTIPLVLMYFIAILIGHLVTRRRRVAAAA; this is encoded by the coding sequence ATGAAGCTGCCCTGGCCGCGACGCCGGCCACGCCCCATCGCCAAGAGCCCCGACGACCAGCTCACGCTCACCGAACATCTCGGCGAGCTGCGCACACGGCTGATCCGCGCCCTGCTCGCGGTGTCGCTCGGTGTGATCCTGGTGCTCGCCTTCTACGACCCGGTGCTGCGCTTCCTGCGCCAGCCGTACGACCGGCTGTGCGAACGCCGCCCAGACCTGGTGCAGCAGTGCGACCTCTTCTCGCTCGGCCCGCTCGACGGCTTCAATGCCCGCCTGCGCGTCGCCATCTACGGCGGGATCCTGCTCGCCCTGCCGGTGATCCTGTGGCAGGTGTGGCGCTTCGTCGTGCCCGCCTTGCACGCCAACGAGAAGAAGTACGCGATCCCGTTCATCGCCTCTTCGGTCCTGCTGTTCGGCATCGGCGGTGCGCTGGCCTATCTGACGCTCGACCGCGGCCTCGAGTTCTTGGTCGCGTGGTCCGGCGAAGACGTGCAGCAGGCGTTCCAGATCACCAAGTACCTGAGCCTCGTGGCGTTGATGGTGGCCGCCTTCGGGGTGGGTTTCGAGTTCCCGGTGCTGCTCGTGTTCCTCCAGCTCGTCGGGGTGCTGAACCCGCGCCAGCTGCTGGAGGGGTGGCGCGTGGCGATCGTCGCGATCTTCGTGCTCGCGGCGGTGATCACGCCCTCGGGCGACCCGATCACCTTGATCGTGCTCACCATCCCGTTGGTGCTGATGTACTTCATCGCGATCCTCATCGGTCACCTGGTGACACGCCGCCGCCGGGTTGCAGCCGCTGCTTGA
- a CDS encoding lysophospholipid acyltransferase produces MTRRVAKDAAAAQPSDTEEIRQLLAEPWFDVMVAELAGRLHRDTADVKAEAAGNLREMAATHSKRAAAAWRRFGDVFIRAYEVVVDEEHVRALCEMDSENSLVLLPSHRSYLDSFVATGAFHANGIRPPFAFGGANLNFFPFGTIAKHTGLIFIRRKMTDAPVYRLALRGYIGHLVRHAENLSWAIEGGRTRTGKLRPPAHGILSYVIDAVQQVDGPEIYLVPMSIVYDQLHEVSLMASEARGGRKKPEGIAWMLRLARQQKQRLGRAYVDIGELIPLRRRVAELQGELHGERRGEAAAEGNVVERIALEICHGINRATPLTPTAVATLALLGADRALTLDEVLGTVRPLADYVSRRQWRVAGSADLRDLDTIRRTLDELVASGVLITYDGGIEPVWAIAPGQHLVAAFYRNTIAHVLVERAIAEVALRADDGSDDQAVIDAALRVRELLKFEFFFSPRDRFVEEIRTEIELLRGGDATRDGTETTGARGLEQADVLVAHLVLRPFLDAYAVVADRLVDRGDRPVERDDVLNESLALGRQWELQHRLASAESVSLELFGSALRLAAHRQLLDGSPTELGQARRLFAAEIDGLLAETAFIGRLAGHPGIAPA; encoded by the coding sequence ATGACGCGACGTGTTGCCAAGGACGCGGCGGCGGCCCAGCCGTCGGACACCGAGGAGATCCGCCAGCTCCTCGCGGAGCCGTGGTTCGACGTGATGGTTGCCGAACTCGCCGGTCGCCTGCACCGTGACACCGCCGACGTCAAGGCCGAGGCCGCCGGCAATCTGCGCGAGATGGCGGCCACGCACAGCAAGCGCGCGGCCGCGGCATGGCGGCGGTTCGGCGACGTCTTCATCCGCGCCTACGAGGTGGTTGTCGACGAGGAGCACGTCCGGGCGCTGTGTGAGATGGACAGCGAGAACTCGCTCGTCCTGCTGCCCTCGCACCGGTCCTATCTCGACTCGTTCGTCGCGACGGGTGCATTCCACGCCAACGGCATCCGCCCCCCGTTCGCGTTCGGGGGAGCGAACCTGAACTTCTTCCCCTTCGGGACGATCGCGAAGCACACCGGCTTGATCTTCATCAGGCGCAAGATGACCGACGCCCCCGTCTACCGGCTGGCGTTGCGCGGCTACATCGGTCACCTGGTGAGGCACGCCGAGAACCTGAGCTGGGCGATCGAGGGAGGCCGCACACGCACCGGCAAGCTGCGCCCGCCGGCGCACGGGATCCTCAGCTACGTGATCGACGCCGTCCAGCAGGTGGACGGGCCGGAGATCTACCTGGTGCCGATGTCGATCGTCTACGACCAGCTCCACGAGGTGTCGCTGATGGCGTCGGAGGCTCGCGGGGGACGCAAGAAGCCCGAGGGCATCGCGTGGATGCTGCGCCTGGCCCGCCAGCAGAAGCAGCGGCTCGGCCGGGCCTACGTGGACATCGGTGAGCTGATCCCGCTGCGGCGTCGCGTGGCGGAGCTGCAGGGTGAGCTGCACGGCGAGCGTCGGGGTGAGGCCGCCGCCGAGGGCAACGTCGTCGAGCGGATCGCGCTGGAGATCTGTCACGGGATCAACCGTGCCACCCCGCTCACCCCGACTGCGGTGGCGACGCTGGCTCTCCTCGGTGCGGACAGGGCGCTGACCCTCGACGAGGTGCTCGGCACGGTCCGCCCGCTGGCCGACTACGTGAGCCGCCGGCAGTGGCGCGTCGCCGGTTCCGCCGATCTTCGCGATCTGGACACGATCCGGCGCACCCTGGACGAACTCGTCGCGTCAGGGGTGCTGATCACCTACGACGGGGGGATCGAGCCGGTGTGGGCGATCGCGCCAGGCCAGCATCTGGTGGCCGCGTTCTACCGCAACACGATCGCCCACGTCCTCGTCGAGCGGGCCATCGCCGAGGTCGCTCTTCGCGCCGACGACGGTTCCGACGACCAAGCGGTGATCGACGCCGCGCTGCGCGTGCGTGAGCTCTTGAAGTTCGAGTTCTTCTTCTCCCCGCGCGACCGGTTCGTCGAGGAGATCCGCACCGAGATCGAGTTGCTCCGTGGCGGCGACGCAACTCGTGACGGGACGGAAACGACCGGTGCGCGGGGGCTCGAGCAGGCAGATGTGCTGGTCGCGCACCTCGTGTTGCGCCCGTTCCTCGACGCGTACGCCGTGGTCGCCGACCGTCTCGTAGACCGTGGTGACCGCCCGGTCGAGCGCGACGACGTGCTGAATGAGAGCCTCGCCCTCGGGCGGCAGTGGGAGCTGCAACACAGGCTGGCCAGTGCCGAATCGGTGTCGCTGGAGCTGTTCGGGTCAGCGCTGCGACTCGCCGCTCACCGCCAGCTCCTCGACGGCTCACCAACCGAGCTCGGCCAGGCCCGCCGCCTGTTCGCTGCCGAGATCGATGGCCTGCTCGCCGAGACCGCGTTCATCGGGCGCCTGGCCGGCCACCCGGGGATTGCCCCCGCCTGA